The genomic DNA GGCCGAGGACGAGACCACCTCCGCCGTCGCGGATCCACTCGCGCCGTCCGAGCCGACGAGTCTGCGGATCCCCTCGCTCGGCGTCGACGAGCGTGTCTTCCCGATCGGCCTCGGCGAGAACGGTGAGCTGCTCGCCCCACGGGGGGATCGTGCGCACCAGCCGGCCTGGTTCGAGGGCTCCCCGACTCCCGGTGAGAACGGCCCCTCGGTCATCGAGGGTCACGTGACCTGGGGTGAGGAGCCGTCCGTGTTCTTCGAGCTCGGCGGGCTCGAGACCGGTGATCGCCTCGAGGCCGAGCGGGAGGACGGCACCACGGCGACCTTCGAGGTCTACGACTCGGCCCGCTATCCCAAGGACGAGTTCCCGACCCTCGCCGTGTACGGGCGCACCCAGGGCCCCGAGCTGCGGTTGATCACCTGCGGTGGCGACCTCGGCGAGGACGGCCACCACCTCGACAACACCGTCGTCTTCGCCCGGCTCGTCGCGACCTGACGCCGTCGCGGCCGGTCGTCTCACCCCTCGCGGATGGTCATCCGCGCGACACGGCCCCCGTCGACCTCGAAGGTGAAGGAGCTGCGGCCGTTGGCGTGGTTGCTGCGCCAGTCCCCGATCACCGTCACCTGAGTGCCGTCGACGGTGACCTCCTCCGGGGTGAGCACGCCCCGGGCACCGAGGAACTCGGTGTCGCTCCAGGTCTTGATGGAGTCGCGGTCGGGGAACACCCGCCCCCAGTCGTCGACCACGCCGTCGGCGGTGAAGGCGTCGAGGAAGGCCTGCTCGTCGTGCCGGTTCACGGCCTCGACGAAGGAAGCGACGGGCTCGGGAATCTCGGGCTGGGCCATGGTGGATCTCCTTGCTGCTCGCGATCACTCAGGGTGCGAGCATGGCATGCCAGCTGAGTAGTACGCCAGGCCCGTGCTTCAGGTGCAGGCGCCGTACCCGGCGCCGAGGAAGTCGAACCCTATCGACCAGTCGTGGCTGACGGCAGAGGACGTCCACCCGCCGGGGCCGATCGCCTCGACACTCACGTCCCCCGTCCAGGTCGCGTTCCAACCACCCGTGATGCCCCAGGCTGCCGTCGACGTTGTGGCCGGTACGTAGGTCGGCGTGTTCGCGGGGATCAACGGATAGCCCTCAGAAGTCTGCCCGCTGTCCCAGCCGTTCGGCTCGGCCTGATCGACAGTGATGGTCACCAGATACCCCGAGACGGGAAGACCGTCCTCGGACGCAGCCAGATGCAGCAGATTCGGGGCCCCATTGCGGCCCTCGCACGTGGTCGCGGCGGGGGACACGGTCCCGGCGCTCGCCGTCAGCGTGCCCGTCTCCTCGGACACCCAGGCGGCGTCGGTCTGCCGGGGCGACGCCACGTCGAGCGGAACGGCGGTCGCGACGCCGAAGCCGGTGGCGATGGCGAGCACCAGACAGGCGGCCAGCGCGAGGCGCCGGCGTGCGGTCCGTCGAGAGTTCGTGGTGGTCATGGCCGGGAGTCCTTGTCGTGCTCGTCCTTCGTGGTCAGTGCGAGCCGTCCTCGACGCAGCGCGGCGCCGAGCAGGAGGAAGGCCGCTGCGGCGAGCAGCCAGACGGCCACGGCCATACCGGTGGCGGCGAGAAAACCGCGTGGCACCTGATCATCCGTCGTGTTGTCCGCAACCCCGGTGGTGCTCGAGTC from Brachybacterium sacelli includes the following:
- a CDS encoding class F sortase — encoded protein: MTSKVSSRRGGGRRVTAAVLAVLALVGAALLVFSLTSQVGAPPEPELRSAGSAASDGGGAAPEDDASSSEPTEQPTAEDETTSAVADPLAPSEPTSLRIPSLGVDERVFPIGLGENGELLAPRGDRAHQPAWFEGSPTPGENGPSVIEGHVTWGEEPSVFFELGGLETGDRLEAEREDGTTATFEVYDSARYPKDEFPTLAVYGRTQGPELRLITCGGDLGEDGHHLDNTVVFARLVAT
- a CDS encoding nuclear transport factor 2 family protein — translated: MAQPEIPEPVASFVEAVNRHDEQAFLDAFTADGVVDDWGRVFPDRDSIKTWSDTEFLGARGVLTPEEVTVDGTQVTVIGDWRSNHANGRSSFTFEVDGGRVARMTIREG